The Paenibacillus dendritiformis region CGCAATAGCCCGCATCGCATGCTCCGCGGGAAGCGCCGACGGCGCCGCCCAGCACGTCGGCCAGTTCCTCCAGCGGCTTGAAGCCGTCCGCGCTGCGGACGCCCCGGCCGCCGGAGATAATAATTTTCGCTTCGCTCAGATCCATCTTGCCGGCCGTGTTCTGCACCACCTCGCGAATGACGGCGGCCAGCGGCGGCTCGGGGTACGCGATGGCCGATACCGGGGCGGTCCGGCCCGCTTCGGCTGCCGGCGGCTGAATATTGTTCGGACGGATGGTGACAATCCATGGGCCAGCCAGGAACTTTTTCTTCTCCATCGCTTTGCCTGCATACAGAGGGCGAGTGAATAACAGCTCGCCGCTGCCGTCCGCCCCAATGGCGATGACATCGGAGATCTGTCCCGCGCCTAATGCGGCGGCCAATTGCGGAGCCAAATCTTTGCCCTGCGCGGTATGGCCGAAGAATACGCCATCCGGCTTCGCTTCCTGCACGACAGCCTGCAGCGCCGCAAAATAAGCTTCTGGATGATAATGAATAAGAGCGGAATGCTCTACGGTATAAATATGTTCTGCGCCATATTGGGCAAGATCGGCTGCATAGCGCGCTGCCTCCGCCCCTATCACGGCTGCGGCCACGGTGCCGCCATCGCCTGCGGCCATGCGGGCCGCGCTGATCGCTTCATAGGATACCTGCCGGAGAACGCCGCCTTTCGTCTCGGCTACGACAAGAATCGTTTTGGACATAGTATATCCGCCTCCTCGGGAATATGGACTGTTCAAAAACACTCTTTTGAACACGTACTGCTAACGGCTATCTGGAAGAAGATACCGGACTATACGACCTTGGCTTCCGTGCGCAATAGCCGGAACAGCTCCTGCGCCTGCGCCGCCGGCTCGCCGGAGAGCAGCTTGCCCGCTTGCCGCTGCGGAGGCAGGAACAGCTCCGTCTGTGCCGTGCGCGCCTCGGCGGTGACGCCGAAATCATCCAGCGTCAGCTCCCGGAGCGGCTTCTTCTTCGCCTTCATAATGCCCTGCAGCGAAGGATAGCGCGGCTCGTTCAGCCCTTGCTGGGCCGTGAACAGCGCCGGAAGCGGCAGCTCCACGACCTCGGTGTCTCCTTCGGCATCCCGGGAGCCGACGGCGCGCCCGTCGGCGATTTCCAGCTTCGTGATAGCTGACACATGCGGAATGCCGAGCAGCTTCGCCATCCGGACAGCCACTTGGCCCGCGCCGTTGTCGACCGAGAAGTTGCCTCCGAGCACGAGGTCGGCGGATTCCGTCCCGACGAAGGCGGCCAATGCTTGTGCGACGGCATGTTCGTCCGTGCCGATGCGCTCGTCGTTGATCAAGACCGCTTCGTCAGCGCCCATGGCGAGCGCCGTGCGCAGGGCCTCGATTGTCCGCTCCGTCCCCACGGAGACGACAGTGACTTTGCC contains the following coding sequences:
- a CDS encoding electron transfer flavoprotein subunit alpha/FixB family protein, with translation MSKTILVVAETKGGVLRQVSYEAISAARMAAGDGGTVAAAVIGAEAARYAADLAQYGAEHIYTVEHSALIHYHPEAYFAALQAVVQEAKPDGVFFGHTAQGKDLAPQLAAALGAGQISDVIAIGADGSGELLFTRPLYAGKAMEKKKFLAGPWIVTIRPNNIQPPAAEAGRTAPVSAIAYPEPPLAAVIREVVQNTAGKMDLSEAKIIISGGRGVRSADGFKPLEELADVLGGAVGASRGACDAGYCDYALQIGQTGKVVTPELYIACGISGAIQHVAGMSQSRVIIAINKDPEAPIFQIADYGIVGDLFEIVPLLTEQFKQALQA
- a CDS encoding electron transfer flavoprotein subunit beta/FixA family protein, with amino-acid sequence MNIIVLVKQTFDTEEKIVIKDGKVVDDDVKFVLNPYDEYAVEEAIRIRDDQGGKVTVVSVGTERTIEALRTALAMGADEAVLINDERIGTDEHAVAQALAAFVGTESADLVLGGNFSVDNGAGQVAVRMAKLLGIPHVSAITKLEIADGRAVGSRDAEGDTEVVELPLPALFTAQQGLNEPRYPSLQGIMKAKKKPLRELTLDDFGVTAEARTAQTELFLPPQRQAGKLLSGEPAAQAQELFRLLRTEAKVV